Part of the Limihaloglobus sulfuriphilus genome is shown below.
GCCCCGGGAGAGGGCGAATTTGTCGAGCAGCTTTCACGCTATGGGCATATCCTGCTGCCGAGCAACTGGTGCATGAATCTGACGGTTCTATCCTCGGGCACTCTGGAATACGATGTCCCGCTGAATTTTCATACGATAGACCCCTCAGCGGTTGACTACAGCGACAAGAGCCCGGCTGTCTCGTTTATCATGAGTGACGGCGATAATGTGCAGTGGCTGATGGGCGATTTTGTGCATAATCAGTATTACTGGGCAAGCCCCAATCACGGTGATTACCCGATCGGCTGGGGGATGCCTTACGGGGATCTCGACCAGGTATGCCCGGAGGTGATGGAGGTGCTGTATAACACTCAGCCGCGAAATGCTACTATCAACCTGCACGCAGGCGGATATTATATGCCGGATATCTTTGGTGAATATCTGGACGATAAAGAAGCCGAGGCTGCTCTTCGCAAACACGCCCGCAGAGTCGGCTATTACATAAACAAGTACGGGCTTAGAACCTGTATGTTCCTGTGCCGGGATTTGGATTCGCCCGGAGCGATCAAGGCATATACGATATTCGCCGAGGAGATTGAAGAGCTTGCCGGCATGTTTGTCATTCAGTACATGCCTTATAATCCCCAGGACGGCGGCGTTTACTGGGTGAAAAACTCCAAAGGCGTTGATATTCCGGTGATTTCCTGTGAATATCTGATCTGGGCCAATACCAACATGGCAAAGGCCGGTACGCCCGCGGCGGTTGCCCGCATGATAAACGAAGACGCGGCAAAGGCGCAGAGCAGCGGTCAGAGATACCTTGAGTGGGGCATGACGCATACCTGGTCGGGCTTCAAGAAGATCGAGGGTAATGACGAAAAGGCCGAGAATGACCAGTTTATGGCGCCGGGAACCCAGGCCGCCGTGACCCCAACCGGCTGGTGCGTAGATAGACTTGACGAGGATATTAAGGTAATTACCCCCGAGGAGCTTTTATGGCGGCTTAGAATGGAACGAAATCCGGCAGACACAGAAAAAGCCATAAACGCAATCGGCCGCGGGAAGTAAATTTCAAGAGTACGAACATAAACTAATTTTTTTTCAGGAAGCAAAATGGGCGGATATTTCAGCGTTATCGACTACATCATCATAGCATCTTACGGAATCGTATTGCTTGGAATAGGTTTTTTACTTAAGGAAAAGGCCTCTGAGAGCCTTGAGGATTATTTCCTCGGCGGGCGGCGTCTGCCCTGGTGGCTGCTGGGATGTTCCGGTATGGCATCATGGATCAGCCTTACCGGCTCTATGGTTATTGTGGCATTTCTGTATCTGCTCGGGCCTCGCGGCATATATGTCGAGTTTCGCGGCGGGGCAGGGCTGATTCTGATATTTATGATGATCTGGACGGGTAAGTGGCACCGTCGAAGCGGCTGTATTACCGGAGCCGAATATATGAAGTTCCGTTTCGGTGACAGTATGGGCGCTGCGACGACACGGCTGGTAAGCGTGCTGGCGGTGATTCTGAGCACGGTGGCGATGCTGGCGATGTTCATCAAGGGGCTGGGAATCTTTATGGCGATGTTTATACCGCTGACGCCCTGGCAATGTTCGCTGCTGTTTATCGGCGTAGTGACGATATATACGATATTTTCCGGTTTTTACGGCGTTGTTGTAACGGACGTTTTGCAGTCGGTGCTGTTTTTTGTCGGCACCATTGGAGTGTGCATATACACAATGCGGCTGACAGGCAGCGCAGAAGAATTCGGTAACCTGGCGGCTTCTGTTTCGGGCAATCAGGACTGGATGAGCAGCGTCCCGTCATATTTTACGAACCTGCCCAAAGGTTACGAAACATACCAGTACCTGTTCTGGTTTGCGGTGATATGTCTTTTGCAGAATATTCTCTTCGGCTCAGCTTCCGGTGCTGACCCGAAATACTTCGCCGCAAGAAGCGACAAGGAATGCAGCCAGCTGAGCATACTCTGGGGGCTTACCCTTGGTATCCGCTGGGTTATTATGATAGCCTTTACCGTACTGGGGATTATCCTCATATCAAATATACTTCCAGACCAGGGTGTTCTTGCAACTGCCGGCGAGATTGTAAAGGATGCTTTCCCGCAGGTCAGGGCCACCGGCTGGAATGATCTGGTGAATTCTATCGCCAGTTTCCCCCAAAGTGATAAGTATGCCGCGATAGTGCCCAGCCTCCAGGAGGTTCTTGGAGATAACTGGCAGACAAAAATGCGGCTGATTGATTTTCACGGCAATGTCAACCCCGAGGCTATAATGCCGGTAGTTCTGCTTCAGAGCATACCGGTTGGATTCAGGGGGATAATCATGGTCGCTCTTATCGCCTCTATCATGTCATCGTTCGACTCGGCGGTTAATACGGCGACGGGCTTTTTTACGCGTGATCTGTATCAGTTTGTTGTCCGGCCCAAAGCCTCTCACAAAGAGCTGATCATGGCAAGCTACATATTCATCTTCGCTCTTGTGCTGGTGAGTTTCCTCTTTGCCTTCTCACTGGAAAGCGTAAACGACATCTGGGGATTCCTCGTGATGGGCCTGGGAACGGGCCTTATGGTTCCTGGTATCCTGAAGTTCTACTGGTGGCGTTTCAATACTGCCGGCTTCAATATCGGAATGCTGGCGGGCATGATTCTGGCGGCGGTTACAAGGCTGGCAACTACCGGCGGCTTTGGTGATGCGGTAGCCGAGATGCCGTTTTTTGTGTTCCTCTCGGATGAACGTACGCAGTTCTTTGTCCTGTTCTTTGCCGTGCTGTTTATCTCTGTTGCCGCGGCCCTGCTGACACGGCCGACAAAGACGCATATACTCGAGAATTACTATATTAAAACACGTCCATTCGGTTTATGGGGCCCGCTCAAATCACGCCTCAAAGCTGAATGCAGGCTCAACATGGAGGCCGAGCACCGCAGGGATCTGATTGCGGTTCCGTTTGCCATGCTCTGTCAGGTTACGTTCTTTATACTCCTGATGCAGTTCGTGCTAAAGCAGTCGCGGCAGATGTTTATAACTTTGAGCATATTTGCCGTATCAGCCGTAATACTCTACGTGGTCTGGTACAGCAAACTTGACAAGATGGATTATCCGGTTGAGCTCGAGCCGGAGGCTAAAGCCTGATTCGAAAATCCGTGCCGCTAATCCGTGCTTTGGGCAGTTTTCTTCATAGATGCTTTAAACATGACAATACCTGCTATCAGCAATGCGCCGCCGACGAAGATGTTCATCTTTAACGCATAGGCGTTTTCGATCCACGGCAGTATTGCCAGCATCATTACACCTATGGCGGCAACGGCAACGCCTACAACACGGAAAGGTGATATGGCAGAATCTGAAGTGTCTGTTAAATTCAGGTTCTCCTCGCCGGGAAGTTTGCCTAAAGGCAGCTCGAGACGCTCGAAAAATTCATCAACGCGCTGCTTTACTTTTGGGCTGTGGGCTGTCAGGAGACTGGTTATAATCATAACCAGGACTGTCGCGGAGGATGTTGATATAAGAATGACGTTTTCTTTTTGTATTTCCCAACCGAATAATTGCACGGACTTAGGCAAAGCGAAGAAAAGTATAAGGCCTGTTGTGATGCCTGCCAGGTATCCGTACAGGGAGCCTTTGTTGGTGATTTTCTTTGTCAATATGCCCAGAATCATCGGGAACGCTATTGGGGCGGTAAATACGCTGAAAAGCTGTACCATGTTCTTGAAGAGGTCTTCGCCGCCGGCCTCAACCATCAGCAGTGCCACTCCCAATGCCAGCAGGCCGGTAATCAGAGTAGCGATACGCCCGGCAGTCAGCAGCTCTCTCTGGGAGGCGCCGGGGCGTAAGAATCTTCTGTAAACATCGTTTGTCATAACATTTGCGACCACGTTGTAATCGCTGCTGAGCATTGACATCGTCGCCGCCAGCATCGCCGCGATAGTCAGCCCCAGAAGCCCTGTCGGCAGCAGCTGAAGGCATAGAAGCGGATAGACCTCTTTTGGCATTGTATCGGCGGGCAGAAACTGCCTTGCCGCCATCGCGGGAACATACATGATAATCGGCGTTATCAGGCAAAGGGCAACGACCATGTAGCTGACCTTGCGGACATCCCTCTCTGTAGGCACACAGGTGTAACGCTGTATCAGCTGCCAGTGCACACTTGACATAGAAAGGCTGTACATAAATATCATACACCCGATGTAAAACAGGTTATAATCGCCGCCGGTCAAGCGGAAAAAGCCTTCCGGTGAGTTCTGAAAAAACTCCCTTACGCCGCCGACCTGGTGAAGCGATAAAGGGAAAAGCAGCAAGATCGCTGCGAGCATGACTATGAACTGTATAAAGTCCGTTGTTGTTACCGCCCATAAGCCGCCCATGAAAGTGTAGAGGAGTATAACAACAGCCGACCAGATCATGCTCTGTTTGAGCGGCAGGCCAAGCGTAGAGGATAGGAAAATTCCGATTGCCACGATTTTGAGCGCATCATCAATGATTTTTACCGGCAAGCCCTGCCATGCGGAAAACTGGCGAAGTGTCGCCCCGAATCTGGTCTCGAGATATTCAACAGGGCTGTCCAGACGTGCTCTTCTCCATCTTATGCCAAAGAAGAGTCCGCCCAGAAGCGCTGCCGGTATGTATGTCCAGAACAGGGTAATGGGCAGCCAGCCGTACTCATATGCCAGGGCAGAGTAAACCACAAAGCCAAACGCGCTGAAACAGCTCATGTAGAACGAAACGCCGCTGAGCCACCATGTTATGTTGTTTGAGCCGCTGAAAAAATCCTTCATCACCCGCATACGCCTGTAAAAATACAGACCTATGGCGACCATTATAAGGAAGTAGGTGATAATAATAAAATAATCAGGGTTCTTCAATTCTCTTGCAGCCAATAAAAACATTAATTAAACTCCCATGTTAAGTGGTATAAATTAAAAATTAAACGCAGCCGGGGAAATTCCTTACGCCTCGCAGCTCTGCGCTTGTTTCAAGAATTTTATCAAATTGCTCTTTTGTGACATTTTCCGGGATTCCGCCCGAATCCATAAGCATAAGACGCCCTTTTTTACGCCCTGCGCCGGTTAGATACTCCAAGTGCTCTCTCTGCCGCTGGAATGGCCAGTCCCAGAAACTTGCGGGGAATCCGCCGGTTACAACGAAACTGTCTCCGTAGCGGTCTAAGATTTTTTCTATATCAAAACCCTCTTCCGGATCAAAGGGGTTTACGAAATCAAATCCGCATTCCACCAGATCGTCAAGAAGGGGAGTGATGGCACCGTGGCTGTGCAGGTGAACGGTCGCTCCCCGGCTGTGGGCCAGGTCGCAGAGTCTGCTGTGCCATGGTTTGAAGAATTTTCTGTAATAATCCGGAGAAAGAAGCAGGGTTTGCTTTGAGCCCAGGTCATCGCATAATGCAATACTGTCGGCGCCGGCATTTATTATCATCTCAGCGGCCTTTAGGTTCCAGTTTCCCAGCTTATCCAGTGCCGCGTTTATAAGCTCAGGTTCGATTGCCAGAGCCATCAGGGTAACTTCGTAATCCATCAGGAAATAATGGAGGCCGGAGAAAAACCCGTTGAGCGAGACTGTCGTATATTCGCCGCGTGAGACAAGATATTCGATGTCCTTTTTGAGTCCTTCGTACCGCTGCGGTGCGGCAGGGTCGGGCAGCTCAAGCATCTCAATATCTTGTATGGTTTTAACCGGATGATTGTAAGCGTGAGTGAAGTGAGGCTTGAGCTGGGCCTTAACCAGGACGCCTGTTTCATACTCGGCAATAATTTCGTTTTCCTTTCGGCTGACAAGGCGAAGCATGAATTCGCCGGGCCCGCCGTGGCCGAAGGATATGTTGGCGAATTTGCCTAAACATGCCAGGCATCTGCCGGTATAGTTGTTAAATGAAATCATTTTGTCCAGCTGGGCCTCACCCATAGCAGAGCTGTCAAAATCCTTCGGCGCATTATAGAGCCACATGGGTTTGTAATGACAGCTTTGGGGTGTAAGCTCTCTGGCAAGATTTCCGTTGAAAAAGGACATCCAGTGCTGCGGCAGGGGGGCATCCTTATTGCCTGCTAGAATTTCCTGTATCCATTGTCTTTTATTCATGATGTCAATGTTTCCAAAATTTTAAAGTTTTTTCTATTCAACCGGGAAGCCTTCGAGCAGGGTCGAGCCGGGCTCAAGCATTTCCATAAGCCATATCGAGCTGCACGAACCGGCGTATTTTGAGGCTGAAACAGAGTTTCCGTGGCTTGAATGAGAGAACCGCTGCGCAACCGAGTCCATGGACATACCCAGAGAATCGGAGCAGTGCTCCCATATCGCCTTTAGAAGAGATGCCCGAACTGCCGGTGTATCATCCATGAAATTGTAGTAGTAAGCAAGGGTCAGCCAGAGCAGAGATCCCCTTGAGCCGTGAGAAAACCACTGATACTTCTTGCCGTTGATCACAGAAGGCAGAAATGATGTTTCCAGACGTTCTTTGATTGCATCTTTAAGGCCTTGATCCTTGAGGGTGTAGTACATCCAGAAGATTCCCTCCGCCTGAAAATAGCTTGCGGTTGAGTAATCGCCGTCGATAAAGTGCTTAGTATCCCGCACGGCTATATCATGGTAATACGGGCAGTCCTCCAGAACGTCCAGAGCCCCCATAACGCCGATACATATACCAAGGACGTAATCAGGGCCTCTTTCTTCGCGTTTTCTTTCGTGCCATTGTTCTTTGGTATCCCAGTTGCTGGTCATATACCCAAAGCCGTAGTTGCCGGGGCGGGTCCATTTGTCTTTGCCGAATTTTTCCTGGAGCATTTTGGATTTTTCGGGGCTAATATAGAATGTGTGCCGCCAGTCCACGTAATTTTTAGCCGCACGCATACATCTCTCCGCCAGCTCAGGCTCAAATTCCAGAGCCATCTGTGCCAGCCCCAAAGCGACAGAGCCGTTGTCAGCCACCCAGCGGATTTTTCTCATTTCGCTGTATCCCAGTGGTATAGAGCCGTCTGGGTCCTGAACGGAGCAGATCATGTCTGATAACTCCTCTGCCGCGCGGATAAAATCTTGAGGCCTGGTGTCCCCGAGAACATCCTGATTACGCTGCAGGGCGTCTTTGTTCTGCTGGAGGTATTTGCCCAGCTGAAGCATTGCCCGTGCCCCGTAAAGGTCGATAAAGAAGTGGTTGCTGATACGTTTGTCCCTGTGTGTTGTGCGAAGATCAAGCATGTTTTTGCCGACCTTGATCAGAGACTTTTCAATACTTACCCTGTCTTCTAAGATATCAACGCCTCTGTCTGTTTTGACCGTTACTTTCCAGTCAAAATCGAGCAGCGGGAAATCTCTGCCGATTTCACCCAGCTCCAGAACACACTCCTGTGTCTGGTCGGGGCCTATCTCAATCTCGCGGCTGACATTGATCTGATTTCCGCCGGCGATGAGGCTCAAACTTCCTTTGACTTGTGAGTTAAGCGGGTTGTCCAGAGACACCTGGCAAAGCAGATTTTCCGGATCCTGGTCAAACTCAGAGGTGAACAGAGTTATCTTTCGTATTTTGGGTTTATAAAGCAGGAAGTCGCACGTTTGCTTTAGTATCTTTCCCATAACCGAGTCTGCTGAATAATCCGCGCCTTCTATGCCGAAGAGGCCAAAGCCGGCTCGTTTGCGGGGGCCCTCGATATGGACACGGATTTCTGCCGCAGGTCCCATGATTCTGCCGTTATTGTCAACTGCGTTGAGAATGGGAATCCGTCTGATATTAGAATTGTGCAATGTCTCGTAGAGGCCTTTATCAGTGCCAAGGCTGGTTGTGCTCTTGTCGTTTCGCAGATAGGGGGGTATCTCATGCAGACCGGTATAGCTGAAATCACACTGGCCGTTATAAATATTCTGTCCAAGCGCAGGTTCAACCCGGGCGGCATCGTCAAACTTTACTGCGTCAAGGAAGGGGCTTACAACCCATTGGGGGTATTGTGCAGAAGCCTGTTCGAGAGGGATTTTCCATTTACGCAGATCTGATGATGCGACGTTTTCAAACCGCGAGGCTCTTCCAAGATAAACCGGTCCCAGTGCAAAACTGCCCGGCTTGTCCCGCCAGAGATTTGACACGTCCAGGCCGATTTGCAGGCTCTTGAGATTTGACGGGTCGAGCGGGGCCGCGGCTTTTCGGCTCTTTTGCGGCATAAAGTCAAATACCGATACGGTGTAGTCCCGCCAGTCTCTGCCAAGCTCGACAAAACGATACCACTCGTCACCGTTGTTGTCAATAATCTTGAGCGTCAGGATGTCCACCTCGTAGTCGCCTCTGGCCTGGAAGTTTAACACTGTCCGATGACGGTTATGATAACGGCTTAGAGGGATATCGACAAAAATATCGCCCATAGCCAAATCCGGCGTGATCAGCCAGACTGCATCTTCATTGCCGCATGTTTTTATATTGAGCTGCTGAATTTTGTCGATGTCTTTGAGCTCTGAATCGTCTGGTTTGATAAGAGACCAAGTTTTTTTGGCGAAATCCGCGATCTGCACCGGCTGGACGCTTTTTCGGGAATAATCAAATGCCCCGGGTGATAATAACACAAGGCTGTTTGGCCCCGAGAGGTATTTGTCAAGAGCGATTCTGGCCTGCGGAGGGAAAACTGTCTCCGGGCCGATAACGAGCAATGATGCATCAATCTTGTCTATTTCCTCCAGCTCTGCGGGCTCAAGGATTTTTACGTCCGTACCGTCCTGAGCAAGCAGGTCTGCCAGAGGTTTTGAGTCTTTAGCCTGTGAGCAGTAAAGGGCAATTGTTTTTTCGTCTTTCGCCGCAGCTTCATTTGAAATTGCCGGAAGACTGGCGGCGGCTGCGATTAATACAAAAAAATACGCTGAAATTCTGGCTTTGAAGAAATTTTTAAGATACATCAATAACTCCATTTAAAATAACTGTTTGTAATTGGTTTTTCAGGTCTGTACAAATACCATTCTTGCATATATTCGGTGAATTTATTGCTTCTCTAATCTTATTTGCCGGCCGGCTTAGTGATCAGCCCGATACTCTCCAGCAGGCTTAATCCCGTATGGTAGTTTGGGTCAAGATCCGGCACAGCGGGTATCACATTTACCGGCAAGGCATTTTCGTCGATCGTCTGGTAAGCCAGCAGGTTCTTGCTGCTGTTTATATAATTATTTATGAAAGCGTTATGGGATTTTATAAATATGTTTTCCAGCTCATCTCCAAGATTGTTTCCTGCGGGCAGATTCATACATAAAAGAGCTGCTCTGATCGTTTCAGGCAGTGACCACCAGGGCATCGTCGGATTATATGCGCTGCGGCTGCGAAGGTCAAAAAGTTTATATATACCGCCTGCTTGAGTGTTAAAGCCGAGATTGAAATGGTGAACAAATATTTTTGGGACCAGCATTTCTATTTCCCTGATGTGGGAGAGCTGCTGCTGCGTTATGCCATTAAAACACCTGCACAATGCCGCGAATTTCAGCGTAAGTCCGACAAACTCCAGGACATGCCCCACGTCGCATAGAATATGCTCATCCTGCTTATAGGGCTTGCCGCTGTTGTCGATATATTCGCAGAAATCGTACTGCTCAAGCTCTTTGAACTGCTTTGTGCAGTTTACATAATTTTCCAGGATATAGTCTATCAGTTTAAGAGCCCGGTCGGCTGTTTCGATGTCCGGCTCGTTTTTCATCAGCAGGCATATCGCGCCGATTTGAATCATAAAATGGCTGTAGCCGTTTCTGCCGTTTTTATTTCCTACTGGGTTCAACGGGTCGGTTTGCGGCTGGTCTGTCCTGAAGCTGCCGTTCCAGATAGCATGCTCTACCCGTGAAATATACTCGCGTCCGGTTCTCATGAGTTTCCTGTCGTTAAGGTAGCAGGCCGCGGCGTATATCCCCTTGCTGCAGAAAAGGTCGCTGAAATTGTAAGGGGAGTCTTCATCGAGTTTTACTTCTCTGACGCTGCCCTTTGGCTCAACAAAACAAGCCCTGCCCGAGGGTGAGATACAAAAAAACATGTGGCCGCAGTTTTTCTCTCTGGCAGCCAGTACGCTCTCAAGAACAGTTTTAAGAACTTTGTCAGTCCTTTGAGCAAGGCTGCCGCAGTCAGGGTCATCACAATTATTTTTAATCCAGTCGGCCAGAATACTCAGGCTTTCTAACGCTCTGCCCTGAATCCATGAGTAAACGGCGTTTTTTCCGCAGAAAGGGTCGCTTTCATCGGCATCAGAGCCGGTAATCAGATTGTATTTTGTGTCTATCCAGGGGTAGCTCTTATTGCGCTCGAATCGTTCTATTATAAATAAAAGATTTGAAAGCATTATGGCCTTGTAGTCACCTGCTGCCGCGTTGTAATCTTCAATCGAAGGTTTTTGCCCCAGAGTGATGCCGTAATAACGCAGGAGTGATTCACGCTTGTTAACAGAATTTTTTGTTAAAAGATTCAAATGATAACCCTGTTGTTTTCCCTTTTAAATCTGTTCTTCAAATAAGGGCCGGACCTTTAGAAGTCCGGCCCTCTGTTAAAACTTATCTGGTTAGAAAACAGTCATTTTTGACTGCAATTCTAAAATCTGATTAAAAACATTCATTTGGGTCAGAAGAGTTGCACTCCAGCCAGCCGGCTGCCACCAGGCTGAAATCTGCGAGATTAACCTTACAGTTAGCATCGGCATCGCCGGGCAGTGGAACGTATTCCGGCTGAGCCTTGGCGTGTTCACATCCGTTGATATAAACCGTTACTATAACATTGTCTGTTACAATAAATTCAGAATCAGTAACCTCAACCTGGAACTCGTATTCGCCTGCTTCGGTGAAAGTTACAGTTGGGTCTTCGATAGAATCCGAATCAAAGCTGTACCCTTCGGGACCAGAAACTTTAGTCCAGGTGTAAGCAAGCTCTCCGGGAGGCGTCGGCTCGCCGTCATCTGCTGCCGTAATATCAATCGCCGCAACAGCTTCATCTGGAGCAAGCCAGGTGTCAAGGTCTTCTCCCGCGTCAACTGTCGGTGAAGTGTTGTCCGGCGTTCCGGAGAAACGCACCTCGGAGAAAGCCACATTTGTCGAGCTGAAACTGCTGAAGCTGTCAAACTTTATATACTGATAACTCTGTGTGGGTGAGAGGGGGATGATTTTTGATGTATCCCACGGCCAGTCCAGGGGGTTATCCAGGCTGAAAGTTCCGAGGCTCTCCCAGTTAGCCTTGTCGTTTGAGACGCTGATTTCAAAGTTCGAAATGGCGCAGTTTTCCAGATAACCGCCATAGCTGTGGTTGAAATTCCAGATGCGCACGCCGTTTAAGCTTGTAGTGGTCTCCAAAGCAAAAACTATTTCTGCACTTGAAGGTGAATCTGCGCTGCACCAGTGGTAATCGTAAGACGCCGCTGTGTGGTAACCGGTATCGTAGAGACCGTTTCCGTTGATGACATTTTCTGCCTCATAATACTGACTGTATGCGGTTGTAGAGCTGTCAACTGTCACCTCATCGATTTCTTTCCACCATTCGGGGATACATCTTACCGTTGTGAACTGGTAAACCTCATAGCTGGAATCATCAGCGCTGAGCTCCAGCTCGTAGAGTCCGTAATCGCTGAAAGTTACTTCCGTAGCAGGGTCTGAGGAGTCGGTAAAGGTTACATTTCCGGGGCCGCTGATTTTGCTCCAGCTGATGCTCGGCGTGCCGCCGTCATCTGTTACAGCTCCTTTGAGTGTAGCATTTAACCCCTTCAACTGTTGAGGTTTGCCTGCAAAGACGTACGGCGGTTCATTGCTTGTGCCGTTGCCGTAGAACTTTACTTCAGAAAGGCCTGCGTAACTGGCATCGCCGTAAGTTGTAAGAGGTACAAATTTAACATAAGTTACGGGCTCTGTATGTGATATCGGGATTGTCTCGCCGGGGTAGTCGTCCTGACCTGTTCCGCGTCCAAGGGTAAACACGCCCAGGCTGGTATAGGAGCCTCCGTTACGAACCAGAATCTCCATCTCCTGAGTGCCTCTGCTGGTATAACCGTTTCTGTTGAAGTTCCAAATATGTATATCTGTGAGATAGTATGGAATCGGTCCGAGCTTGAATTCTATAAACTGATCGCCGTTAACGACCTTTGTTCCTATTCCATTCATCCAGTAGGCGTATTCCCAGCGGTCTCCAGTGTGGAATCCTGTTTCAGTGTCAAGACCGTAGCCGTTGACGACGTAATCCGGATAGAAGTCGTAACGTGAGCCGTAATAATAACTTGAGTAATCCCAGACAACTACGTCCTGAATTTCAACAGCCGAAATAACACCTGAAATCAAAAAAATTGAAATTAAAAACAATGTTTTTTTCATTTTGAACTCCTTATTAAGATAAATTTAATTTTTTTACTTAAACTATGTATAACAACACCGTAAAGAAGTATTCCTAAGCCATGCCTCCTTTCTTATTGATATAATATATTTGTCCTCTCATAAAATCAGTCTAATTTCCAGAAGGGGTGTTTGGGGACATAAGCCCTGCCAAGTCTTTCCTGGTCTTCCCAGAGATCCTCGTATTGCACCCTTTCGACATGTCCATCCAGAAGCGTCACATTGCATCCGCCGTAGTGAGCTTTAGGATTTCCGTAATTGAACGGTCTTGGTGCTCCGCCGTAGCTTATGATCGAATCCTTGACGCCATTGCGGTCATAATCGTCAACAAAGCCCATGCCTGGGTCACGGGGATTATAAACCCAGTGGCTTATCGCATCAGGGCCCAGCAGCCCCCCGCAGTCCATGTAAGCCATAGCAGAAGCGGTGTTTTTGACTTTCGACATTTTAAAGTGCGGGTATTCCTTACCGTAATAGTGTCCGTAATAGAACGGGGAAGTCTTGCCGTCCCAGCAGAAGTTGACCCCGATTCGTATAGGAGACTGCCTTGTGCTGGCCGGGCAGGTGCGAAGTTCAGTCGTGAACGCTTCACTTTCGTGCTTACTACCTTTTGAGCTGTCTTCGTTTATGCTTATGTAAGGAGCCAGCGCTTCATACCAGTAAACATTTGCTACACCGCTCGGGGGCTTGTCCGTAGTTGGACAGTAAGTAGCGAAATAAGGTATGATGTCGGAGTTTGAAGTTGAATAGGCGTGGAGTGCGAGCCCGTACTGCCGCATTCTTGACTGGCATACAACAGATTTGGCCTGCTCTCGAACTTTGCTTAACGCCGGCATGAGAATAGCCA
Proteins encoded:
- a CDS encoding GxGYxYP domain-containing protein, whose product is MLKRNLFLLLLISFTAVNIYSASMSRRAEASPREESRWWPVTKTPEIVHVLDVNDMKSYKSPKGETVHVRFGQEHMLAASLAGLAAQAVNEGRGNEMVWIKQHKIESHGPDYEMWFRESKKRIGFEDAGEKELWNLVKYFKGKGIVKGYVLYTHDFTQGEIPSLRKGLNHSANAATVACSVEQGVMIAEELEEKAKAMGLKMLVDARGKDEGWAFDKYKSHLNKDFVFAQDPITAHHRPLAIAHKVPVIFGIEEPTPTIYAWMNKPGGVMGWNAPGEGEFVEQLSRYGHILLPSNWCMNLTVLSSGTLEYDVPLNFHTIDPSAVDYSDKSPAVSFIMSDGDNVQWLMGDFVHNQYYWASPNHGDYPIGWGMPYGDLDQVCPEVMEVLYNTQPRNATINLHAGGYYMPDIFGEYLDDKEAEAALRKHARRVGYYINKYGLRTCMFLCRDLDSPGAIKAYTIFAEEIEELAGMFVIQYMPYNPQDGGVYWVKNSKGVDIPVISCEYLIWANTNMAKAGTPAAVARMINEDAAKAQSSGQRYLEWGMTHTWSGFKKIEGNDEKAENDQFMAPGTQAAVTPTGWCVDRLDEDIKVITPEELLWRLRMERNPADTEKAINAIGRGK
- a CDS encoding sodium:solute symporter family transporter, which gives rise to MGGYFSVIDYIIIASYGIVLLGIGFLLKEKASESLEDYFLGGRRLPWWLLGCSGMASWISLTGSMVIVAFLYLLGPRGIYVEFRGGAGLILIFMMIWTGKWHRRSGCITGAEYMKFRFGDSMGAATTRLVSVLAVILSTVAMLAMFIKGLGIFMAMFIPLTPWQCSLLFIGVVTIYTIFSGFYGVVVTDVLQSVLFFVGTIGVCIYTMRLTGSAEEFGNLAASVSGNQDWMSSVPSYFTNLPKGYETYQYLFWFAVICLLQNILFGSASGADPKYFAARSDKECSQLSILWGLTLGIRWVIMIAFTVLGIILISNILPDQGVLATAGEIVKDAFPQVRATGWNDLVNSIASFPQSDKYAAIVPSLQEVLGDNWQTKMRLIDFHGNVNPEAIMPVVLLQSIPVGFRGIIMVALIASIMSSFDSAVNTATGFFTRDLYQFVVRPKASHKELIMASYIFIFALVLVSFLFAFSLESVNDIWGFLVMGLGTGLMVPGILKFYWWRFNTAGFNIGMLAGMILAAVTRLATTGGFGDAVAEMPFFVFLSDERTQFFVLFFAVLFISVAAALLTRPTKTHILENYYIKTRPFGLWGPLKSRLKAECRLNMEAEHRRDLIAVPFAMLCQVTFFILLMQFVLKQSRQMFITLSIFAVSAVILYVVWYSKLDKMDYPVELEPEAKA
- a CDS encoding sodium:solute symporter family transporter, which produces MFLLAARELKNPDYFIIITYFLIMVAIGLYFYRRMRVMKDFFSGSNNITWWLSGVSFYMSCFSAFGFVVYSALAYEYGWLPITLFWTYIPAALLGGLFFGIRWRRARLDSPVEYLETRFGATLRQFSAWQGLPVKIIDDALKIVAIGIFLSSTLGLPLKQSMIWSAVVILLYTFMGGLWAVTTTDFIQFIVMLAAILLLFPLSLHQVGGVREFFQNSPEGFFRLTGGDYNLFYIGCMIFMYSLSMSSVHWQLIQRYTCVPTERDVRKVSYMVVALCLITPIIMYVPAMAARQFLPADTMPKEVYPLLCLQLLPTGLLGLTIAAMLAATMSMLSSDYNVVANVMTNDVYRRFLRPGASQRELLTAGRIATLITGLLALGVALLMVEAGGEDLFKNMVQLFSVFTAPIAFPMILGILTKKITNKGSLYGYLAGITTGLILFFALPKSVQLFGWEIQKENVILISTSSATVLVMIITSLLTAHSPKVKQRVDEFFERLELPLGKLPGEENLNLTDTSDSAISPFRVVGVAVAAIGVMMLAILPWIENAYALKMNIFVGGALLIAGIVMFKASMKKTAQSTD
- a CDS encoding uroporphyrinogen decarboxylase family protein, which gives rise to MNKRQWIQEILAGNKDAPLPQHWMSFFNGNLARELTPQSCHYKPMWLYNAPKDFDSSAMGEAQLDKMISFNNYTGRCLACLGKFANISFGHGGPGEFMLRLVSRKENEIIAEYETGVLVKAQLKPHFTHAYNHPVKTIQDIEMLELPDPAAPQRYEGLKKDIEYLVSRGEYTTVSLNGFFSGLHYFLMDYEVTLMALAIEPELINAALDKLGNWNLKAAEMIINAGADSIALCDDLGSKQTLLLSPDYYRKFFKPWHSRLCDLAHSRGATVHLHSHGAITPLLDDLVECGFDFVNPFDPEEGFDIEKILDRYGDSFVVTGGFPASFWDWPFQRQREHLEYLTGAGRKKGRLMLMDSGGIPENVTKEQFDKILETSAELRGVRNFPGCV